The sequence CGACCTGCAATGAATACCACGAGCTCCTTCTTGCGTGCCATCTTTCTGCCTGCATGCACCGTGATAAATCTGTTTGAACCACGTCCTTTTAGCTCTCTTCATGCACGCAGGTAACGACGTGCTGCTGCCGCCGATCGAGTATCTCACGCGACGGCACCGGATTCTGTTGTAATCTGTCATCTGTTGCACTGTAGGGAACGATCGGTGTGTGTGTATGTGTGACCTGCCAGTAAAGATCCCGGTGAAGGTCGCCGCTTTCAAGCTGCTGGTCACAACCAACCACCACAAGCTTCTTCTCGCACGCAACGAATAGAGTCTACCGTGACGCAGGACGAATACCGCGGGACAACAAAAGAGGATTGGATGCGGACAATGGTGTCTGTTACGCTGTTCGCGGCCATTACCATTATCGGGGCTATTTTGCTGGTACCGTCCTACTGGTATATCTGGCTCGTTCTTGTTGCCGTAAGTCTGTTGTTACTGTTGCGATGGCATGCACATACGTTCGCGTACCGGTGCGCGAACTGCGGGCATGAATTTGAGCTATCAGCCTTTGCCGATCTCATCAGTCCACACGGCCCGGGTAACGGTGGTGGTTGGAAATACCTCAGATGCCCGAACTGCCACAAACGATCGAGAGCAACAGTGATACGGAAGCACAAGAACTGAGCGCGCGCGAGCGCGCAAATGCCCGCGGCACCGGGCTATGAGGAGCGTTCGCGCTTCCAGACGGTTGTGAGGTTCGCTCGCTCTTAGAACCGCACCGTTTAACTTGTATCATCGGGTCATTTACGATTATTGGAGCTCAGGAGAGAGAGCCACGTGATGAAACCGGTAATCAAAGACTTCAACTGTTTCGCCGCTGCGGAGCTCTATGCGCTCTACCGGGATGTCTACTCGTCATCAGCAGGGATGAGCGAAACTCTCGAAGATAAGTATCCCAGCCTTGACGATTTCACCGCGGACGTGGCCGCGCTTGAGCGCCTTCCGGGAGCCATCGCTCTGGCTGTTGAGCTCGCAGGACGGCCAGTTGCTTACCTTACCATCAGACCGCGGAGCCAAGCCCGGCTTCGGCACACGGCTGACCTGAACATGGGTGTCGCACAGGCAGTACGCGGACAGGGCCTCTGACGCCTGATTCTCCAGGCGGCACTCGAACGCGCTTCCGCCTCAGCCGAACTTGAAATCCTGTATCTCATGGTCCGTGCAGATAACGAGCCTGCAATCCGGCTCTACAAGAAGATGGGCTTCGAGGTGGTGGCGATACTGAGTCGTGACACCAGGATCGGTGACGCTTATTTCGACGGCCTCCTGATGCGCACGTTCGTGACGAGATAGCGTGCACAGCACCACAGCTGCGTGCAGGTTACGTTACGGTCCGCCTTGCTTATAATCAGAGTATATGAAGGGCGAAAGGCATCGGGAGATGCGATTCCCCCATTCGAAAAGGCAGTGAAGGAGATAGAGCGAGAGCGAGCGCAGAAGTAATCTCGTTTTCCAGCTCCTACAAGTAGCTTTCTTGCGTTACGCCCTCGTCACTGATCACCAGGTAGTCGGCGGCGTGGCCGACCCACGAGCCGGCATTTGCGGTTCGCGCGGCCATATTTACGTACGGCTTGTGCGTGTGCCCGTAGATCACGAACCCGCCCTTGTAATGACCGCCTTTGCCCACCAGATCGATCGCGTACTTCGGCAGCTTTTCCAGGTCGCGCTCTTCCGGCGGGCGGGTGATCCTCGCCGCTTTATCCTTTACCCACGAATGCAGGATCAATTTATTCCAGAGATCGGTCTTTGCCGTGGCCACGTGCCAGATCGTATCCGCGGCCTTACCCACGTCATCGCCCTCCATGCAGAGCCGGTCCGCGAAGAGCTCGTACAGTTCCAGGCTGCCAAAGCGTTTGTTCTCCAGCTGGTACCCGTGGATGAAGTGGTACGTGGTGTCACCGTACCTGAGGGCGAGGTCACGCCGCAGCGGGTCGAGATCGAACACGGTTCCGAAGTGCGATTCCGGGAACATGAACGCATGATAATCGTGGTTACCCACGACAAAGGT is a genomic window of Methanomicrobia archaeon containing:
- a CDS encoding N-acetyltransferase encodes the protein MILQAALERASASAELEILYLMVRADNEPAIRLYKKMGFEVVAILSRDTRIGDAYFDGLLMRTFVTR
- a CDS encoding zinc ribbon domain-containing protein → MTQDEYRGTTKEDWMRTMVSVTLFAAITIIGAILLVPSYWYIWLVLVAVSLLLLLRWHAHTFAYRCANCGHEFELSAFADLISPHGPGNGGGWKYLRCPNCHKRSRATVIRKHKN